A genome region from Bacteroidota bacterium includes the following:
- the mltG gene encoding endolytic transglycosylase MltG yields the protein MSKIVKIVAAFVAVLVLAAAAHLYNIFYGENTFAGLEKRNMYVMKGQTWDQVVDSLESQGIIRNREWFDFVVRVLNKGKQTHVGKYEFTSGMSNVELYNAMRTGSGIVPISVTLREGRRAIVFARAFHRMLGSDTVRFMNLVQDAAFARSLGVDASTLEGYLSPNTYRFNWQADEEDIIKRLVQQTLSVFNDSLLERSRELRMSVHQVLTLASIIEGEAFLDEERATISGVYHNRLRKGMKLEADPTIQFIIPDGPRRLLYRDLQVRNPYNTYLNYGLPPGPISNPRRASIVAALFPESHDYLFFVSNGRGGHWFAKNYADHLSYVRRFRRERAEQLRNQQSG from the coding sequence GTGTCAAAGATCGTCAAGATTGTTGCAGCCTTCGTTGCTGTGCTTGTTCTTGCTGCTGCCGCACATCTGTACAATATCTTCTACGGTGAAAACACGTTTGCCGGACTTGAAAAGAGAAACATGTACGTGATGAAAGGGCAGACGTGGGACCAGGTTGTTGATTCGTTGGAATCCCAAGGTATCATACGCAACAGGGAATGGTTCGATTTTGTCGTCAGAGTCTTGAACAAGGGGAAGCAGACGCATGTCGGCAAGTACGAGTTTACAAGCGGGATGTCGAATGTTGAACTGTACAACGCGATGCGGACGGGAAGCGGCATTGTTCCGATATCAGTCACGCTGCGGGAAGGCCGCCGCGCAATTGTGTTTGCCCGGGCGTTTCACAGGATGTTGGGGTCTGACACCGTTCGCTTCATGAACCTTGTGCAGGATGCGGCGTTTGCGCGTTCCCTTGGTGTCGATGCAAGTACGCTCGAAGGCTACCTCTCGCCAAATACGTATCGCTTCAACTGGCAGGCTGATGAAGAGGATATCATCAAGCGACTTGTACAGCAGACGCTCAGCGTGTTCAATGACTCTCTTCTTGAGCGATCTCGCGAACTCAGAATGTCTGTTCACCAGGTTCTTACGCTTGCATCAATCATCGAGGGGGAGGCATTTCTTGACGAAGAGCGGGCCACGATATCCGGCGTCTATCACAACAGGCTGCGCAAAGGGATGAAACTTGAGGCAGATCCAACGATTCAGTTCATTATTCCGGACGGGCCGCGTCGATTGTTGTACAGGGATTTGCAAGTGAGAAATCCTTACAACACATACCTGAACTACGGATTGCCCCCCGGACCAATCAGCAATCCACGAAGGGCTTCCATTGTTGCCGCCTTGTTTCCTGAGAGTCATGACTATCTTTTTTTTGTGTCCAACGGACGAGGCGGACAT